The following is a genomic window from Solanum stenotomum isolate F172 chromosome 4, ASM1918654v1, whole genome shotgun sequence.
aacttgtctaaaattaaacaagtagacacatgagtcgtatatgtgacataatacacataggacaccacgtaggatgaaaattgtcatgtaggttGCCACATAGGACgtatgtgtctatttgttcaattttatataattttaagtgtctacttgagcacactcaaagttggagggcataaatgtgaGTTGATGCCAAGTTAAAggatatatttatgtattatgcctaaaaaaCACTCTCCAAGAAAATTCAGATGTAAATGAAGCATCGCATATTGTTCGATACGAATAAAACTattcttttctaattttttttcataattagttgatcaaacttttttaaaaatattttctctagaaAAATAAGTTGCTTAAAATGAGGACAATAACTTCCTTAATGGAAGTACGTAAAATAAGTTTAACATTCCACATATTCCACATTGATTGAGTTCTACCTCTCATTGCTCCTACCTTTTTTACTCCTCATATCCTCTCCTTTGAAAATTCCGAATTTCTATTATAAATACCCTCATTTTCTCTCTAGTTTTTTCAAAACTCTATTACTTAATTGAATTCacttaattaaataaatcagTTTGTATTTACCATGTTTTATACActacatcatattcatatttttttttaaattcatttgtaTACCATATTTTATACACAACTCATACAGTACTAATATATGTTTGTATATAACGcgatgtaattatttttttaatacgtAAATCAATTTGTATACCATATTTTATACACAATACATACACTAACAACTGCAAGTTCAACAAGGCATCACATGGATTAGGGCATCCAAAAGTATTCAAAAATAAGAACAAGACCAACAAACTGGTAAGGGCATCAATCATTCATTCACACCAAATTGATTGTCACAAAGATAgatgtttattttattacataACAACGGATTTAACAATACAGTAGTGACAACTAAAACAAACATTAGTAGTACAATAATACAAGAAAAGCACACATTAGTAGAACCACGTACTTAGGTTTAGCATTGAAGGTAGGAATTGTTGTTTCAAATCTTGTTCTTGTACCAATAAATAcccttatccttttctttctCCACAAAGATGCACTCATTTATATCCCTCCACATTGCCTTTAAAATTGGTGTATCATCAAATTTATAGTATTCTCCCAACAATGGTTTGATAGCTTTTGTTGCCTCAACTGCATGGTGATGTGATATGTATGGAAATATATGATGCAAAACATGTGTATCAGTAACATTGTGAAACACCTTATTTAAGAAACCATAGTCTCTATCTACTGTAGCTAAAGCTCCCCTTAGAAAATCCCACTCAGTTGAATCATAATGTGGCAATGAAGAGTGAGTGTGGTGCAAAAGAGTGATAAACACTACAAGCCCATTGACAATAAGAAGGGGTACCCCATAGATGCAAAAAACCCAAGCTAGGCCTTTTATCATAGTAGCGCGATACAACAAATAAGTTGTTGCAATGACACCTGCATCTGAAATGTAGATTTGTAGTCTCTCACGATCACTATATATTGGGCTATATGGATAATAGTGACTTGCAAAACGGTCATATTTTTTTCCTGAGACATTGAAGAGCAAGTACAAAGGCCATGCAAAAGTAAGGGTGAAGGCAAGTATGAGTAGTCTTCCTAGTGGATTATTCAAGTATTTGTAGTACCATCTTAGTTTTGATTTAATTCTTGGTTTGTAGACTTCATCATTCTCAATGGAAGCAGTGTTGGAATGGTGACGACGATGACTATGTTTCCATGCAAAGTATGGTGTTAAAAGTGCAGAGTGGAGGATAAGACCAACGGTGTCATCTACCCATTGGTAATCACTGAAGCCATGGTGTCCACATTCATGAGCAAGGATCCATATTCCTTCCCCAACACAACCTTGAGCAATCCAGTAAATAGTCCATGCTACATAACTATATGGGGATGGAATGAGGTGAAAGTAAGTGTTGGCAATGTAGTAAAAGATGGAGACAAGTATGAGATCCTGAATAAGATACGAGAACGACTTAATAAGAGATCGTTCAAAGCAGTGGGGAGGGATAGCCCTCTTTATGTCACCAATTGTAAAAGGCGGCTTTGAAGATGGAACTCTTTTCGCaacatcatttttcttttcttctattttactgCTCATATTACCACCACCTCCCATCCTCCTGCATGCAtccaataatttattttagttagttagtataatataacacaatatatcattccctaaaaaaatattattaaactaAAAAGTCTAACAAGAAATACCTCAATATATTCAAAAGTAGAGAGAAAAAAGAGTCTTTTGAGTTTTACTTTCTCAGATTGTGAACAAAGTTTCTCTATATATAATGCATANNNNNNNNNNNNNNNNNNNNNNNNNNNNNNNNNNNNNNNNNNNNNNNNNNNNNNNNNNNNNNNNNNNNNNNNNNNNNNNNNNNNNNNNNNNNNNNNNNNNNNNNNNNNNNNNNNNNNNNNNNNNNNNNNNNNNNNNNNNNNNNNNNNNNNNNNNNNNNNNNNNNNNNNNNNNNNNNNNNNNNNNNNNNNNNNNNNNNNNNNNNNNNNNNNNNNNNNNNNNNNNNNNNNNNNNNNNNNNNNNNNNNNNNNNNNNNNNNNNNNNNNNNNNNNNNNNNNNNNNNNNNNNNNNNNNNNNNNNNNNNNNNNNNNNNNNNNNNNNNNNNNNNNNNNNNNNNNNNNNNNNNNNNNNNNNNNNNNNNNNNNNNNNNNNNNNNNNNNNNNNNNNNNNNNNNNNNNNNNNNNNNNNNNNNNNNNNNNNNNNNNNNNNNNNNNNNNNNNNNNNNNNNNNNNNNNNNNNNNNNNNNNNNNNNNNNNNNNNNNNNNNNNNNNNNNNNNNNNNNNNNNNNNNNNNNNNNNNNNNNNNNNNNNNNNNNNNNNNNNNNNNNNNNNNNNNNNNNNNNNNNNNNNTGAATTGAGTTATTAAACTCACAGTGAAAGTGATAGTTTGGTCAACTAATTTATTGGTAGTCAAATTAATATCCTTACAAAACTAACAAGTCAAGAGGGCTATATATTATTTAACAAAGTAACACATTTAGATCTTTATCCAAATTAAttatagtataaattataggaatcaCATATTATATGTACTAAATAACGTAACATCCAATCTCttctagttttttatttatcaaaaatcccttaaaatgatgtttgcgggatatatattgttgtgcacgggatacattaggtttgatacattccacatagtgggatacatagcgttgtgcacgggatacattaggtttgatacattccacatagcgggatacatagcgttgtgcacggaatACATAGCATTTGATACATTCTATATAGCGGGATAAATAGCGTTGTACATGAGATatataggtaaataagggatttttgaaaattttgaaataagtagaaataaatagatattaaggtaagtaaaggagtatagttaagtaatttgtccttaaTTATATCCTTATAGTATTTAAGACTATTGTCAACAAAAGTGGCTATAATATATATGCTTGGCGGCTGCATGGAATTGCATGGATAGACAATCTCAAATTCTCAATAAGTTTATAAGCCATAATCTACTTATAAATTTTGGTGAGTTTCATCATTTAAGAATTAAATTATATTCGAATTTAATTCAGCTTCAATGTAGATATCAAACACTAGGTagaaaatcaaaaaaagaagaagttttatctatgactgaaccaattttaaaaatttgattatgAAGTAGCAAATTTTATGAAGTTTAGTAGTCGGGCTTTTCAATATGATATTATATGAAATtgcaaatttaaattgtttgtgTAAATAAATTTCAGATACTTTTATctaattttaaacatatgtgACAAAATATCTGAAGTTTGAAATATCAATATCTAATATTTTATGAGATATA
Proteins encoded in this region:
- the LOC125861733 gene encoding delta(12)-fatty-acid desaturase FAD2-like; this translates as MGGGGNMSSKIEEKKNDVAKRVPSSKPPFTIGDIKRAIPPHCFERSLIKSFSYLIQDLILVSIFYYIANTYFHLIPSPYSYVAWTIYWIAQGCVGEGIWILAHECGHHGFSDYQWVDDTVGLILHSALLTPYFAWKHSHRRHHSNTASIENDEVYKPRIKSKLRWYYKYLNNPLGRLLILAFTLTFAWPLYLLFNVSGKKYDRFASHYYPYSPIYSDRERLQIYISDAGVIATTYLLYRATMIKGLAWVFCIYGVPLLIVNGLVVFITLLHHTHSSLPHYDSTEWDFLRGALATVDRDYGFLNKVFHNVTDTHVLHHIFPYISHHHAVEATKAIKPLLGEYYKFDDTPILKAMWRDINECIFVEKEKDKGIYWYKNKI